A genomic window from Macaca thibetana thibetana isolate TM-01 chromosome 16, ASM2454274v1, whole genome shotgun sequence includes:
- the NAGS gene encoding N-acetylglutamate synthase, mitochondrial isoform X1, with translation MATALMAAVLRAAAVAPRLSGRGGTGGSRRLSCGARRRAARGTSPGRRLSTAWSQPQPPPEEYAGAEDVSQSPVPEEPSWVPSPTPLVPHEPPEPPSGRSLVQRDIQAFLNQCGASPGEARHWLTQFQTCHHSADKPFAVIEVDEEVLKCQQGVSSLAFALAFLQRMDMKPLVVLGLPAPTAPSGCLSFWEAKAQLAESCKVLVDALRHNAATAVPFFGGGSVLGAAEPAPHASYGGIVSVETDLLQWCLESGSIPILCPIGETAARRSVLLDSLEVTASLAKALRPTKIIFLNNTGGLRDSSQKVLSNVNLPADLDLVSNAEWVSTKERQQMRLIVDVLSRLPHHSSAVITAASTLLTELFSNKGSGTLFKNAERMLRVRRLDELDQGRLVDLVNASFGKKLRDDYLASLRPRLHSIYVSEGYNAAAILTMEPVLGGTPYLDKFVVSSSRQGQGSGQMLWECLRRDLQTLFWRSRVTNPINPWYFKHSDGSFSNKQWIFFWFGLADIRDSYELVNHAKGLPDSFRKPASDPGS, from the exons ATGGCGACGGCGCTGATGGCCGCGGTTCTGCGGGCAGCTGCTGTGGCCCCGAGGCTGAGCGGCCGGGGAGGCACTGGGGGATCCCGGAGGCTGAGCTGTGGCGCACGGCGACGGGCGGCGAGGGGCACCAGCCCGGGGCGCCGGCTCAGCACCGCCTGGTCGCAGCCCCAGCCCCCGCCGGAGGAGTACGCGGGCGCGGAAGACGTCTCCCAGTCGCCTGTCCCCGAGGAGCCGTCGTGGGTGCCGAGTCCCACACCCCTGGTGCCCCACGAGCCCCCTGAGCCTCCCTCGGGCCGCTCGCTGGTGCAGCGGGACATCCAGGCCTTCCTGAACCAGTGCGGGGCCAGCCCCGGGGAGGCGCGCCACTGGCTCACGCAGTTCCAAACCTGCCACCACTCCGCGGACAAGCCCTTCGCCGTCATCGAG GTGGACGAGGAGGTACTCAAGTGCCAGCAGGGCGTATCCAGTCTGGCCTTCGCCCTGGCCTTCTTGCAGCGCATGGACATGAAGCCGCTGGTGGTCCTGGGGCTGCCCGCCCCAACGGCGCCCTCGGGCTGTCTTTccttctgggaggccaaggcgcagCTGGCTGAGAGCTGCAAGGTGCTGGTGGACGCGCTTCGACACAACGCCGCCACTGCTGTGCCTTTTTTTGGCGGCGGGTCTGTGCTAGGCGCTGCCGAGCCGGCTCCCCATGCCAG CTACGGCGGCATCGTCTCGGTGGAGACAGACCTGCTGCAGTGGTGCCTGGAGTCGGGCAGCATCCCCATCCTGTGCCCCATCGGGGAGACGGCCGCGCGCCGCTCCGTGCTTCTCGACTCCCTGGAGGTGACCGCGTCGCTGGCCAAGGCGCTGCGGCCCACCAAAATCATTTTCCTCAATAACACAGGCGGCCTGCGAGACAGCAGTCAGAAG GTCCTGAGTAACGTGAACCTGCCCGCCGACCTGGACCTGGTGAGCAACGCCGAGTGGGTGAGCACAAAAGAACGGCAGCAGATGCGGCTCATCGTGGACGTGCTCAGCCGCCTGCCCCACCACTCCTCAGCCGTCATCACCGCCGCTAGCACTCTGCTCACTGAGCTCTTCAGCAACAAGG GGTCCGGGACCCTGTTCAAGAACGCCGAGCGAATGCTACGGGTGCGCAGGCTGGACGAGCTGGACCAGGGCCGTCTAGTGGACCTGGTCAACGCCAGCTTCGGCAAGAAGCTCAGGGACGACTACCTGGCCTCGCTGCGCCCGCGGCTGCACTCCATCTACGTCTCCGAGGG GTACAACGCTGCCGCCATTCTGACCATGGAGCCCGTCCTGGGGGGCACCCCGTACCTGGACAAATTTGTGGTGAGCTCCAGCCGCCAGGGCCAAGGCTCCGGGCAGATGCTGTGGGAGTGCCTGAGGCGGGACCTGCAGACGCTTTTCTGGCGCTCCCGGGTCACCAACCCCATCAATCCCTG GTACTTCAAACACAGTGATGGCAGCTTCTCCAACAAGCAGTGGATCTTCTTCTGGTTCGGCCTAGCTGATATCCGGGACTCCTATGAGTTGGTCAACCATGCCAAGGGACTTCCAGACTCCTTTCGCAAGCCAGCTTCTGACCCAGGCAGCTGA
- the NAGS gene encoding N-acetylglutamate synthase, mitochondrial isoform X2 translates to MATALMAAVLRAAAVAPRLSGRGGTGGSRRLSCGARRRAARGTSPGRRLSTAWSQPQPPPEEYAGAEDVSQSPVPEEPSWVPSPTPLVPHEPPEPPSGRSLVQRDIQAFLNQCGASPGEARHWLTQFQTCHHSADKPFAVIEVDEEVLKCQQGVSSLAFALAFLQRMDMKPLVVLGLPAPTAPSGCLSFWEAKAQLAESCKVLVDALRHNAATAVPFFGGGSVLGAAEPAPHASYGGIVSVETDLLQWCLESGSIPILCPIGETAARRSVLLDSLEVTASLAKALRPTKIIFLNNTGGLRDSSQKVLSNVNLPADLDLVSNAEWVSTKERQQMRLIVDVLSRLPHHSSAVITAASTLLTELFSNKGSGTLFKNAERMLRVRRLDELDQGRLVDLVNASFGKKLRDDYLASLRPRLHSIYVSEGYNAAAILTMEPVLGGTPYLDKFVVLQTQ, encoded by the exons ATGGCGACGGCGCTGATGGCCGCGGTTCTGCGGGCAGCTGCTGTGGCCCCGAGGCTGAGCGGCCGGGGAGGCACTGGGGGATCCCGGAGGCTGAGCTGTGGCGCACGGCGACGGGCGGCGAGGGGCACCAGCCCGGGGCGCCGGCTCAGCACCGCCTGGTCGCAGCCCCAGCCCCCGCCGGAGGAGTACGCGGGCGCGGAAGACGTCTCCCAGTCGCCTGTCCCCGAGGAGCCGTCGTGGGTGCCGAGTCCCACACCCCTGGTGCCCCACGAGCCCCCTGAGCCTCCCTCGGGCCGCTCGCTGGTGCAGCGGGACATCCAGGCCTTCCTGAACCAGTGCGGGGCCAGCCCCGGGGAGGCGCGCCACTGGCTCACGCAGTTCCAAACCTGCCACCACTCCGCGGACAAGCCCTTCGCCGTCATCGAG GTGGACGAGGAGGTACTCAAGTGCCAGCAGGGCGTATCCAGTCTGGCCTTCGCCCTGGCCTTCTTGCAGCGCATGGACATGAAGCCGCTGGTGGTCCTGGGGCTGCCCGCCCCAACGGCGCCCTCGGGCTGTCTTTccttctgggaggccaaggcgcagCTGGCTGAGAGCTGCAAGGTGCTGGTGGACGCGCTTCGACACAACGCCGCCACTGCTGTGCCTTTTTTTGGCGGCGGGTCTGTGCTAGGCGCTGCCGAGCCGGCTCCCCATGCCAG CTACGGCGGCATCGTCTCGGTGGAGACAGACCTGCTGCAGTGGTGCCTGGAGTCGGGCAGCATCCCCATCCTGTGCCCCATCGGGGAGACGGCCGCGCGCCGCTCCGTGCTTCTCGACTCCCTGGAGGTGACCGCGTCGCTGGCCAAGGCGCTGCGGCCCACCAAAATCATTTTCCTCAATAACACAGGCGGCCTGCGAGACAGCAGTCAGAAG GTCCTGAGTAACGTGAACCTGCCCGCCGACCTGGACCTGGTGAGCAACGCCGAGTGGGTGAGCACAAAAGAACGGCAGCAGATGCGGCTCATCGTGGACGTGCTCAGCCGCCTGCCCCACCACTCCTCAGCCGTCATCACCGCCGCTAGCACTCTGCTCACTGAGCTCTTCAGCAACAAGG GGTCCGGGACCCTGTTCAAGAACGCCGAGCGAATGCTACGGGTGCGCAGGCTGGACGAGCTGGACCAGGGCCGTCTAGTGGACCTGGTCAACGCCAGCTTCGGCAAGAAGCTCAGGGACGACTACCTGGCCTCGCTGCGCCCGCGGCTGCACTCCATCTACGTCTCCGAGGG GTACAACGCTGCCGCCATTCTGACCATGGAGCCCGTCCTGGGGGGCACCCCGTACCTGGACAAATTTGTG GTACTTCAAACACAGTGA